In Papilio machaon chromosome W, ilPapMach1.1, whole genome shotgun sequence, a single genomic region encodes these proteins:
- the LOC123723156 gene encoding uncharacterized protein LOC123723156, producing MDSLSSFITDIRIALSKNKSVIGVFLDISSAYDNVLLPVLRSKMLHLNIPVRIVNYISNYLSARSVQISSKNSLLPSRLVWKGLPQGSVLSPLLYSIYTHDLELTVNSFCDVLQYADDLSLYVSSDNFDEATSRLNTAIRYLDDWLQNHGLNLSIPKSTVVVFSRVRNIPDISISCNGLILDSKLTSIHHINHVIAKCERNINIIRSLSGVWWGSHPFSQKLLYNAIVRSHLDYGIFILEPCNKLPLHALDKVQAKCLRLITGAMKSSPINAMQVECVDPPLHIRRQYLSDRFIFKIFQTSSHSLLPKLHELSHLVTAGGYWAHKEPPCLVKSYLKITRLACPLSQTTLNPIFEIPYQALVHNPNIILDLNITKDPASANTNFQRIVDERWSDWLIIYTDASKLSVHGYVGAAVWIPKFRIVLNFKLPSLSSVFTGESVAILEALMYIESHKIRKTIIFSDSKSCLDAILSNQFRSKSRFPFIMEIKNILYRCSLQGLQVTLAWIPGHSGIQGNESADHLAKEATSCGSMSHHKLYIHDLVSLAKEHLLSSWKSVWSETSISKGKYYADIQESIPVRPWFFRFPDANKQTTSTICRLRLGHACTPTFLAKIRVKDSSLCECGLDEGTVDHIFFSCPNRTSSLIDVLPNYIPRPTNFKTLLTHVHTPFVNILCDYINKNNIRL from the exons ATGGATAGTTTAAGTTCATTTATTACTGATATCCGTATAGCCCTTTCGAAAAATAAATCGGTGATTGGCGTATTTCTGGACATCTCATCAGCATACGATAATGTACTTCTTCCGGTGCTCAGAAGCAAAATGCTTCATCTGAACATTCCTGTGAGGATAGTTaactatatttcaaattatctttCGGCTAGATCTGTCCAAATTTCTAGTAAAAATTCTCTTCTCCCCTCTAGACTTGTCTGGAAGGGCCTGCCCCAAGGATCTGTCCTAAGTCCCCTGCTATACAGTATATACACCCATGATTTGGAGCTTACCGTCAATTCATTTTGTGATGTCCTACAATACGCTGATGATTTATCACTTTATGTATCGTCTGACAACTTTGACGAAGCCACCTCTCGACTTAACACTGCTATTAGATATCTGGATGATTGGCTTCAGAATCACGGTCTCAATCTCTCTATACCTAAAAGTACAGTTGTGGTATTTTCTAGAGTCAGAAATATACctgatatttcaatttcttgcAATG GTCTTATCCTGGATTCAAAATTGACATCAATTCACCATATTAATCATGTCATTGCGAAATGcgaaagaaatataaacattattcgTTCCCTTTCAGGTGTTTGGTGGGGTTCCCACCCATTTTCACAAAAGCTCTTGTATAATGCCATAGTTAGAAGTCATCTCGACTATGGCATCTTTATTCTGGAACCATGCAATAAATTACCTCTACATGCACTAGACAAAGTCCAGGCTAAATGTCTCAGATTGATTACAGGGGCTATGAAATCCTCTCCTATTAACGCAATGCAAGTCGAATGTGTTGACCCCCCTCTACATATCAGGAGACAGTACCTTAGTGAtcgctttatttttaaaatttttcaaacttCTTCACATAGTCTTCTTCCAAAACTTCATGAACTGTCACACCTTGTTACTGCCGGTGGATATTGGGCACACAAAGAACCTCCTTGTCTTGTAAAAAGTTATCTCAAAATCACTCGTCTTGCTTGTCCACTTTCTCAAACTACCCTTAATCCCATATTTGAAATTCCCTATCAGGCGTTAGTTCATAACCCGAACATAATACTGgacttaaatataactaagGACCCAGCTTCCGCAAACACCAATTTCCAGCGAATAGTTGATGAGCGCTGGAGTGATtggcttattatttatacggATGCCTCCAAGCTCTCAGTGCATGGTTACGTGGGAGCAGCTGTCTGGATTCCCAAATTCCgtatagtattaaattttaaacttcccTCCTTATCCTCGGTATTTACTGGAGAGTCGGTTGCCATCTTAGAAGCCTTAATGTACATCGAATCACACAAGATTAGAaagacaataatattttcgGATTCTAAAAGCTGTTTAGACGcaattttatcaaatcaaTTTAGAAGTAAATCAAGATTCCCTTTTattatggaaattaaaaacattttgtacagatgttCTCTGCAAGGTCTCCAGGTCACTCTTGCGTGGATTCCGGGTCATTCTGGGATCCAGGGCAATGAGTCAGCTGACCATTTAGCTAAAGAAGCCACATCGTGTGGCTCAATGAGTCACCACAAACTATACATTCATGACCTAGTGTCCTTGGCTAAGGAACATCTTTTGTCTAGTTGGAAATCTGTGTGGTCCGAGACTTCTATTAGCAAAGGAAAATACTATGCAGACATACAAGAATCCATACCAGTGAGGCCATGGTTTTTTAGGTTCCCTGATGCAAATAAGCAGACCACGTCGACGATCTGTCGACTACGATTAGGCCATGCGTGCACTCCAACTTTCTTAGCGAAAATCAGGGTTAAGGATAGCTCGCTATGTGAATGCGGATTAGACGAAGGAACGGTGGAccatatatttttctcttgCCCGAACAGAACTTCTTCCTTAATTGATGTCCTCCCCAATTATATCCCTCGCCCCACTAACTTTAAGACCCTCTTAACCCACGTACATACCccgtttgtaaatattttatgtgattatattaacaaaaataatattagattataa